In Pirellula sp. SH-Sr6A, the DNA window CCGAGCCTCACCTCCTCGTTGGACATGCCGTGCGATGAGCGAACCGTGGAGGAAGCAGCGATGGCAACGCCGGCCATGGCTGTCGATTTGACGAATTGACGACGAGAGGATTGCTTCACGATCAAGTCCTGTTCTGGAGAGGAAGAGTGAACCGAAGGGTGGGATTTGCAGATCGCAAGTATAAACCAAAAAGGATCATGAATCAAAAAACCATGGATGAAGAGACGGAAAGAGAACGAACGCTGTATCACGAAGCCGGTCATTGTGTCATGGCTGTAGTGAGCGGAGCTTGGGTGGAGCGGGCCTCGGTCGAACCGGAAGAGGACGGATTCCACGGTTTGGTGGATATCCGATGGCCTCGTGATTCGAATCGAATCGATCAAATCTCAGTCGCTCTCGCGGGTCCCGTCGCCGAGATGATTATTCGATCGGAGCCGTTTCATCCCGGTCTGATACCCGAATGGGCACACGACTGGAAGCAAGCATGGGCGCTGTGCCGTCCCGGTTGCCCCTCGGATCGGGAGTGCCTTCGCCGAATCGAAACAATTGTTGCTAAACTCTACCAGATGCTTTCGCAAGATCGTTGGTGGGCTGCCATTGCCGCCGTCAGCGACCTTTTAGATGCTCACGATGAAATCGAACACGAGACCATCGCTTACGAAGTGACGAGTTGGCTTGATTAGCCATCGCGCTCTGGATATTGCCCTCTCACGAAAGATCGAGAATGCCAAAGATTGCTGCTTTCCCCAAAGCTTACATGCACGCGCTGTGTAAGGATGGAACGATGAAACTGGCCGAATGGTTCCAATTGGCCAGCGGCTTGGGCGTCGACGGTGTGGAATTCTACGCGGGCTTTTTGGAAATGCAGGATCCTAGCAATTGGCCATCGATTCGCATGCAAGTGGAGTCGATGGGACTGCAAATCCCGATGATGTGTTGTTCGCCCGACTTCACCCACCCTGATGCTTCCTTCCGGAGCCACGAACTCGAAAAGCAACGGTACTGGATCGACATGACTGCCGCTTTGGGTGGCCAATACTGCCGTGTTCTCAGCGGACAACGCCGACCGGAACTCACGACTCAGGAAGGAGTCAAGCTGGCGGCGGACTGCATCTATGAATGTTTGCCCTACGCCCAAGACCAAGGCGTGACGCTCATTCTCGAGAACCATTACAAGGACGATTTTTGGGAGTATCCCGAGTTCGCACAAAAGATGGATGTCTTTTGCGCTTTGGTCGATGCCGTCGATCATCCAAACTTCGGTGTGAACTATGACCCGAGCAACGCCTACATCGCGGGTGATGACCCGATCGAACTACTGAAACGCGTATCCCATCGCGTGGTCACGATGCACGCCAGCGATCGTTACCTCATCGAAGGAACGTTGGAGGATCTACGACGAGAAGAATCGGGCGCTGCGGGCTATGCGAAGCGACTGAGGCATGGTGAAATTGGAAAAGGACTCAATGATTACGATCAGATCTTCACCGAACTAAAACGCGTGGGATTCGACAGCTGGATCAGTATCGAAGATGGAGTCGACGGAATCGAGCAGCTCGCACGAAGCGCTGAATTTCTCAAAAAGAAAGTAGCGCAATACTGGCCCGATTCGTGATACTGCCCCGGTTGGTTCGGACGGTACTCGAATGTACTGTGCTGAAGGATCTTCGCTCGGTATCGCGTCGCTCCGCCGGGGCGAAGATCGAAACTCCATGAGAACGGGCAGACCTTGGGGCGATACGTACCAGTCCTGTCGATCAGTAATCGATCGTCTCGGAATCGTCGGGTGATTCGCTTTGGTGGACGCGTGCTTCCCGCATCATAATCATGATGACTTGAACAAAACTCCGAATGGAGTCGGCGTAGCGGCTTTCTTTTTGCGCCCGTTTCGCTTGTTCGCGAGCGGTGCTGAGTTCCTGAGAAGCCGTCGACCAATGGTTCTCGTCAAACCACGCCTCCAATTCCGAAACGACTTGCGCGAGGTTTTCCGTGAATGCGCGATCCGGTTTGCATGCGATGCGGCGGTAAGGAGATTTGCCAAATCCGTTTGCAGGTCGCTCGCTCGGTGTCGAAGTCGATTGGTACTTGTACCAACCAGACGCGAAGGCGACGGCGGCGGCGGCCAAGGCGAGGAGTGCGATCGGGAATTGCTGCAATGCCAACAAGACAATGGACAGGAGAATCGCGACAGCCGCAGCGATTCCAAACGGTAACGGGTAGTGGGATGACGTGCGCGCGGCACTCGTTCCTGAAGGCGTTTTTGTGTCGACGATCGCATCGGAAGTCACTTCTCCCACGACCACCGTAATGTTGTCGGGACCACCGCGCAGGTTGGCGATATCCACCATCGCTTGAACCGCCGTATCTCGATCGAGGACTTGCAATAGAACCCCGATCTCTTCATCGCTCAACTGCCCGCTCAGCCCATCGCTACAGAGCAGGAACTTGTCTCCCAGACGCAAGGGAAACGGCCCTTCGATATCGACCATTACGTTTGCGTTCGGACCCAACGAACGCGTGATGACATTCTTTGGGATCGTGCTGTTGCGAATCGCTTCCTCGGAGAGTTCTCCCGAAGCTCTCATTTCCCAAACCAGCGAGTGGTCAAAGGTGAGCTGCTCGAGTTGGGCCCCTCGAAGGCGGTAGACTCGCGAATCTCCAACGTGCGCGATCAACGCACCTTCTGGCACGATCGCCAGCGCACAAGTCGTCGTTCCCATGCTGCGGAATTCAGGATTTGCCTGACCGCGCCGAAAGATCTCCGCATTGGTCTCCGTCAAGGCTTGGTGCAAGGCATCTGCGTGAAGACCTCGAACGAGCTTTCGATAATGATGGGGTATCAGCTCGACCGACAATTGACTGGCCAATTCACCTGCCGCGTGCGCCCCCATGCCGTCTGCGACGATGAGCAAGTGCCCGAACTTCTTCCAAGCAGACTCATCTCCTGCCAGAAAGACACCGTGATGGTCCTGATTGTTTCGCCGGCGCATCCCGACATGCGTTGCACTCGCAACGGAAAAGGCAGACTGCCAAGCGGTGGTGTGGGCAGAAGGGGAACGTTGAGACAAGTTGGATGACGGATAGGGGAAGGAAGGCTGGAACAGGCTTTCTTAATAATAATCAGAACAGGCGGTGCCCACCTAGTCCCCAAAGATGAGAGACCTAGCAGATACGGCAAAGATTATGAAGGATAATTCCGGCGGCGACACTCACGTTGAGGGAATCTGTGGCCAAACCCATCTCAATCTTGAGACGTCGACTGCACCCAGTCAAAATGTCGTCGGGCAACCCGTGGGCTTCGTTTCCAAAGAGCACTACGGAATGCCCGTGCCTCGCAAATTCGCACAGTTCCTCGCTGTCGTCCGCCAAGCAAGCGGCGATCGATTCGATCCCCTTTTGCTCGAAGGCCCGCAATGCGTGGTGAACATCGTCGACCTCGAAAAAGCGAAGTTTGAACGCATTTCCCATGGAAACGCGCAGCACTCGCCGGGCAAAAGGATCGACGCATTGCGGCCCTAGCACAATATCCTGGATCCCAAAAGCGGAACAAGTTCTCAGGATAGACCCTAAATTCTCGGGGTCTTGCACGCCAACCAATAGGACACCGGTCCAGCGGTCTCGCTGGGATGTCGCCCCCCCCCAGGCCTGCTTTTGCAGCAGATCGTCCATCGTTCCCATCGCAGGACGCAGCCCGCAGGCTAAATAACCACGATGAAAATGAAATCCGATAAGCTCGCTAATCATCGCGCTGGGTACGACCCAAACGGACTGGTCGGCTGGGATCCAGCCCTGAGCCTCCTCGACGAATGCTTCGTCCAAGAGCACTGACTCGACCTGCAGCTGGCTCGCCAACAGTCGCGCTACAAGCGGTTTGCTTTCAGCAATGAAGCGCCCGCTAAATCGGGTTAGATTCGTCGTGCGAAGGTGCCGGTAAGGCTCCAGTTGGGGAGCTTGGATGTCCTCGATACGTGTCCACGACATCCGATTCAATTCGCTTTCTTCTTGCGTTGAAACTGAACGCGTTTGGTCCCAATCGCCCAGTCCTCTTCCCCTTGCATGCGCGCTCGGAGAACATATTGTCCGCGAAAATCTTCCTTGGTTTCAAACAGGACATGACGCGTTCCTGCTTCGACATCCAAACGCTGATGGGCGAGGACGAGATGATTTGCTCGGTCGTAATTCTGTTGCATTCGTTGGTAACGGGCTTCGGCCTGCTCGTTGGCTTGGATGGATTCTAACGTGCTGGGCAAGCGATCGCGATGGAGCAGCAATTCGACCTCCATGGTTCCACTCCACGGCGCCTCGATCTCGGCGTCCAGCGGTTCGCCCGCTTCGATCGTGTCCCTCGCTTCGATTTTCAAAGGTTGGGGATGGCGAATAACCAGTAGTGGGTCACCGAGCAAATTCATCAATCGCACGTGCTCTCTCCGCTCTGCGACCAAGTCATGGCCGACGGGACTGAGCGCCGTCGCCATCGCTTCGATCGCGGATTGGTACTTCGACTTCAACTTGCTGCTGGAAACCGATGCCGGTTCACTTCTCTTTTCCGATTCTTTCTCGTCAGTCCAAATCGATTTCTTGGCCTGCAACACAACGCGTCCCAATCGGGACTCGTTTTGCACAAAGCAGGTATCCATCATTTCTCCCGCAAACTGACTTAGCCCATAAGGCATGGTGACGCGTGAGCCCGCGACAATGGCGATTGGGCCGTTCGGCTGATGCAACAAACGTTCGGCAAAACAATCAACCTTTGCATCGAATGCCCCGGTGTAGCAGGCTAGCAATACCGCGACAGGTGGCCCCACAGGTGCATCGAATAGTTCGGTATCTTCCCGGCTGCAAATGCACTCTTCGCTATTGTCGTAGTGGAAGTCGTCCAGCGAATCGATCCAACCATGACCGATGTAAACCCAGAACAACCCACCCCGATTGAGCTTGCCCAGAAACGTTTGCTTGAGCGAACGCGGATCGGGACAATAGGGGCTGTGCAGGCTGGCGTAGGTCATCTGCAATCGAAATCGATCCGGGATTCCTTCCGACAGATAACGCCGAGCGACGGTCTCGATGGCTTTGTCGGCGAACAAGCCGAATCCACCCACCCCTGCCGTGACGTGCACGCGATCTCGCCATTCGCTGAAATCGCTGGAATGTTCGTAATGAATGACACGATCGAGCATCCGTTTCAAATCTTCAGCGGACTTCGCCGGTACGCGTCCGACGGCAACGTCAGGGCTGCCGTCTCCGTCCAAGTCCGAAAAGGGATTATCGCTCGCAAGGGTTGGGGTTTGCCCCTCCCCCAATTTCACGGTCGTCGGCAGCACGAAGGTCGGGACAATCGTCTCGCGAATCGGTGGCAATTTGGCGTCGGTCGTGATGTCTTGAAATACATCGCCGCACAGTACGACGGCTTCCAGCGAGCCGGCCTCCCCAGCTTTCTCAATGATCCTCTGGCGTAATGCGGAGGGATCACGGTGGCTGTCGAGGATGGTGAGGCGGTAATCCTGACTTCGATATGCAGCCCATTTCTCGAGAGCTGGCTGCCAAGCGTTGGGGCAGACCACAACAACCGCCGGACGCGCCCGCTTTTCCTCTAACGCCTCCGCCCAAGTCTCTGGGGAGGACTCCAAGGCGATACCTGCGTATATGAGGCAACTAAGTGCAGCAACCAACCTTCGCATCGTCTCACCTCTTCCCTGGTGCCCGCCACTTACTCCCGGCGCCCGCCCAATTCAACTGGGTGCCCGCCCCAAACAACTGGGCGCCCGCCGACTACACTCCGACCAACTCCGGTGCAGTGGTTCGTTCTAAACAAGCACCGATCTGTCGAACGGCCTGCCGAAGCCGGGCTTCGTTCTCCACGAGTGCCATTCGCAAATAACCTTCTCCCAGCGGACCGAATCCACCCCCCGGGCTGACCGCCACATTACCATGCTCCAGCAAATGCATGGCGAAGTCGATGGAGTTCATGCGGGACGCCCATGGTTCGGGGATCTTTGCCCAAGCGAACATACCTGCTTTGGGAGTCGAAACCTCCCAACCGATGCGGCGCAATCCCTCCACCAATACATCCCTGCGCCCTTGGTAAATCTTGGATTGCTTTTCCACTGTCGCCTCTGTATCGCGCAGAGCAACAATGGCGGCGATTTGAATCGCTTGAAACATTCCGTAGTCGTAGTAGCCCTTGATCGTGGCCAACGCCTTGACCATGTCTGCATTCCCCGAGCAGAAGCCAACGCGCCAGCCGGCCATGTTGTACCCCTTGCTCATCGTCGTAAATTCCACGCCGACGTCTTTGGCTCCCGGCGCGGATAAGAAAGAGGGGGGGGTGTAATCGTCGTACGCCACATCGGCATAAGCGAAGTCGCTGATCACCATCAAGCCATACTTCTTCGCCAGCTTCACCACATCGACAAAGAACTCCGGTTCGACCGTTACCGTCGAGGGATTGTGGGGATAGTTGATGATGAGCAATTTGGGTCGGGGATAAAAATGCTCGCACGTGTAGGCGATGTTCGAGAGATACCTCTCGGTGTTGGAGACATCCAGCGCGACGACATTGCCCGATGCGAGCACAACGCCGTACATATGCACGGGGAAATAAGGCGCTGGAATGATCGCGGTGTCTCCAGCGCCGATGAGGGCGAGAAGCATGTGAGAAAATCCCTCTTTGGATCCCAAACAAACAATGGTTTCGGTCTCAGGATCCAACCGAACGCCATACTTGCGAAGATATTTGCTCGTCACTTCTCGACGGAGGTTCAGAATCCCATTGCTCTTCGAATAGCCGTGATTGGTCGTGTCCTTCGCTGCTTCGGATAGCTTGGCAATCACCGAAGGGTCCGGTGGATCGGAAGGATTTCCCATCCCCAAATCGATCAAATCCTGACCGGCGCGCCGCTTCTGGTAGAGCAAATTGTTGATCCGGCCAAATAAATAAGGAGGGAGACGATGCACCCGAGGGGCCAACTCAATTTTAAAATCGCTACTCATTTGGAACGCCGACTGGCATAAGTGATTCTGATTCAGATCGAGAGCCAGCCGGATGGGTTCCGTCCTAACAAGAACTGGAAATCACCGACTAGCTTGGGGTTACAGATAAGATACGGCCTTGGAAGGTTCGAAGAAAGGCAGAAATGGACCTGAGCATCTAATACCAAGTGCGCTCCCTCTGGGCCTAACCGTAGTAACCGCGGTCGACTTCGAACGGAAAAGCAAAAAAATTGAAAACTTTTTTTCGCTGTTCGATTTCTCTCCATCTCGATCTTGCTGGTCCGATATCCCCTCGCGTCCCACCGGGCGAGGAAACTCGCAATGGCATCTTAATTGCCACTGATTGAATTTTGCAATCGCAGTCAAACCATTGCAATCACCAAGTGAGGGAGGCTTGACGGAGTGTTCTGCTTTGATGCGCACGATGGACCCTCGTCTTGGGTAGGGCGAATCCGTGGTTTGCCTTTCCCAAGAAGAGGCGATGCCTCTCGAAGTAGATTCCAATCTTCGGAATCTTTCTTACACTCAACGGAGTCGATTCCGAGGAGTCGATTCTGAAGACTTAGCAGCAGTCACGCTTTTGGGCCTCTCCCCCAGTCGCTGCCGGTGATTTTTTCATCTCTTTATCTATTTTGGAGTTGGGTATGCGCAATCGTACTTCGCGACCATCGCGATGCGGTTTCACTTTGGTGGAATTGTTGGTCGTTATCGCTATTATCGGTATTTTGGTCGGTTTGCTGCTTCCTGCAGTTCAAGCAGCGCGAGAGGCGGCTCGTCGTATGAGTTGCCAAAACAACTTGAAACAAATTGGGTTGGCCATCCACAACTTCGAGAGCGGCTACAAAAAGTTGCCGGCGGGAGCATTGGGGCCATCGCGTGTCGATCCGTACATCGACGCCGGAGCAGCAGGCAATCAACAGTTCTACGGAACCCTACCGTTCCTTCTTCCATTTATGGAACTGAACAACATCTACCAGCAGTTCCCAAGCGCCTTGCTCCGAATCGATCGATTGGCGCAATCCGGCGAGGATCTGCGTTGGGCTTCGACCACCGCTTCCCTATGGGCAGGAGCTACCAATCCCGGGAATATCGCCCAGTACAAGATCCCCAGCTTCATGTGCCCGTCCGACTCGAAAACTCCCTCAGCGGTCTATACCCGACTTCACGTTCGCGCTTCGTCGGCAACGGGGACAGGCGTTACAGCGCAAGCCTTCATCGGGCGCGCTTCGGGTGGATGGCAGGTAGCGGCCCTCGGGCGAACCAATTACGCCGGAGCGCAAGGTCGTCCCGATGTGGAAGGGGGACGTTGGCAAGGTCTGTTTCGCAACCGCACCGAAACGAAATTCGGAAGCGTTACGGACGGCCTGAGCAATGTCATCGCGTTTGGTGAGACCCGCGGCGGTAACGTCACGGGCCCGGTTGAACAATCGACCGTGCTATGGATCTCCGCCATCCCTCTCCCGTCATCCAATACCTGGCTTCTCGGAGAAGACAACTGGTATGAGTTTTCCAGCAATCACACCGGCTTAACCAACTTCACACTTGGTGACGGATCGGTTCGAGGCATCAGTAACAATATCGACGGCACGACCTGGCTTCGCCTCAACGGGATCTCCGATGGTGAAGTTATCAGCAATGAATTCTAAGCCTGCGGATTCATAGCCTTCCCGTTTGACTTCTGTAACCG includes these proteins:
- a CDS encoding sugar phosphate isomerase/epimerase family protein, with the protein product MPKIAAFPKAYMHALCKDGTMKLAEWFQLASGLGVDGVEFYAGFLEMQDPSNWPSIRMQVESMGLQIPMMCCSPDFTHPDASFRSHELEKQRYWIDMTAALGGQYCRVLSGQRRPELTTQEGVKLAADCIYECLPYAQDQGVTLILENHYKDDFWEYPEFAQKMDVFCALVDAVDHPNFGVNYDPSNAYIAGDDPIELLKRVSHRVVTMHASDRYLIEGTLEDLRREESGAAGYAKRLRHGEIGKGLNDYDQIFTELKRVGFDSWISIEDGVDGIEQLARSAEFLKKKVAQYWPDS
- a CDS encoding PP2C family protein-serine/threonine phosphatase; translated protein: MSQRSPSAHTTAWQSAFSVASATHVGMRRRNNQDHHGVFLAGDESAWKKFGHLLIVADGMGAHAAGELASQLSVELIPHHYRKLVRGLHADALHQALTETNAEIFRRGQANPEFRSMGTTTCALAIVPEGALIAHVGDSRVYRLRGAQLEQLTFDHSLVWEMRASGELSEEAIRNSTIPKNVITRSLGPNANVMVDIEGPFPLRLGDKFLLCSDGLSGQLSDEEIGVLLQVLDRDTAVQAMVDIANLRGGPDNITVVVGEVTSDAIVDTKTPSGTSAARTSSHYPLPFGIAAAVAILLSIVLLALQQFPIALLALAAAAVAFASGWYKYQSTSTPSERPANGFGKSPYRRIACKPDRAFTENLAQVVSELEAWFDENHWSTASQELSTAREQAKRAQKESRYADSIRSFVQVIMIMMREARVHQSESPDDSETIDY
- a CDS encoding TrmH family RNA methyltransferase; protein product: MSWTRIEDIQAPQLEPYRHLRTTNLTRFSGRFIAESKPLVARLLASQLQVESVLLDEAFVEEAQGWIPADQSVWVVPSAMISELIGFHFHRGYLACGLRPAMGTMDDLLQKQAWGGATSQRDRWTGVLLVGVQDPENLGSILRTCSAFGIQDIVLGPQCVDPFARRVLRVSMGNAFKLRFFEVDDVHHALRAFEQKGIESIAACLADDSEELCEFARHGHSVVLFGNEAHGLPDDILTGCSRRLKIEMGLATDSLNVSVAAGIILHNLCRIC
- a CDS encoding C25 family cysteine peptidase, which translates into the protein MRRLVAALSCLIYAGIALESSPETWAEALEEKRARPAVVVVCPNAWQPALEKWAAYRSQDYRLTILDSHRDPSALRQRIIEKAGEAGSLEAVVLCGDVFQDITTDAKLPPIRETIVPTFVLPTTVKLGEGQTPTLASDNPFSDLDGDGSPDVAVGRVPAKSAEDLKRMLDRVIHYEHSSDFSEWRDRVHVTAGVGGFGLFADKAIETVARRYLSEGIPDRFRLQMTYASLHSPYCPDPRSLKQTFLGKLNRGGLFWVYIGHGWIDSLDDFHYDNSEECICSREDTELFDAPVGPPVAVLLACYTGAFDAKVDCFAERLLHQPNGPIAIVAGSRVTMPYGLSQFAGEMMDTCFVQNESRLGRVVLQAKKSIWTDEKESEKRSEPASVSSSKLKSKYQSAIEAMATALSPVGHDLVAERREHVRLMNLLGDPLLVIRHPQPLKIEARDTIEAGEPLDAEIEAPWSGTMEVELLLHRDRLPSTLESIQANEQAEARYQRMQQNYDRANHLVLAHQRLDVEAGTRHVLFETKEDFRGQYVLRARMQGEEDWAIGTKRVQFQRKKKAN
- a CDS encoding aminotransferase class I/II-fold pyridoxal phosphate-dependent enzyme, which produces MSSDFKIELAPRVHRLPPYLFGRINNLLYQKRRAGQDLIDLGMGNPSDPPDPSVIAKLSEAAKDTTNHGYSKSNGILNLRREVTSKYLRKYGVRLDPETETIVCLGSKEGFSHMLLALIGAGDTAIIPAPYFPVHMYGVVLASGNVVALDVSNTERYLSNIAYTCEHFYPRPKLLIINYPHNPSTVTVEPEFFVDVVKLAKKYGLMVISDFAYADVAYDDYTPPSFLSAPGAKDVGVEFTTMSKGYNMAGWRVGFCSGNADMVKALATIKGYYDYGMFQAIQIAAIVALRDTEATVEKQSKIYQGRRDVLVEGLRRIGWEVSTPKAGMFAWAKIPEPWASRMNSIDFAMHLLEHGNVAVSPGGGFGPLGEGYLRMALVENEARLRQAVRQIGACLERTTAPELVGV
- a CDS encoding DUF1559 domain-containing protein, whose protein sequence is MRNRTSRPSRCGFTLVELLVVIAIIGILVGLLLPAVQAAREAARRMSCQNNLKQIGLAIHNFESGYKKLPAGALGPSRVDPYIDAGAAGNQQFYGTLPFLLPFMELNNIYQQFPSALLRIDRLAQSGEDLRWASTTASLWAGATNPGNIAQYKIPSFMCPSDSKTPSAVYTRLHVRASSATGTGVTAQAFIGRASGGWQVAALGRTNYAGAQGRPDVEGGRWQGLFRNRTETKFGSVTDGLSNVIAFGETRGGNVTGPVEQSTVLWISAIPLPSSNTWLLGEDNWYEFSSNHTGLTNFTLGDGSVRGISNNIDGTTWLRLNGISDGEVISNEF